A single Calypte anna isolate BGI_N300 chromosome 5A, bCalAnn1_v1.p, whole genome shotgun sequence DNA region contains:
- the TTC9 gene encoding tetratricopeptide repeat protein 9A — MERANPAAGKLNAGGRGAGDGHGPAGGAQPRAAAAGIAEPGELIGRALDFKSEGAQCYKDKKFREAIGKYHRALLELKALLLLLSQEPAGQHPAAAAAAAGLSEEQRRAVEAIEVDCYNSLAACLLQAELVNYERVKEYCLKVLQKEGENFKALYRSGVAFYHLGDYNKALYYLKEARSRQPADTNVIRYIQLTEMKLSRCSQREKEAL, encoded by the exons ATGGAGAGGGCGAACCCGGCGGCGGGGAAGCTGAACGCCGGTGGGCGCGGGGCGGGCGATGGGCACGGCCCCGCGGGGGGAGCCCAGccgcgggcggcggcggcgggcatCGCCGAGCCGGGGGAGCTGATCGGGAGGGCGCTGGATTTCAAGAGCGAAGGGGCGCAGTGCTACAAGGACAAGAAATTCCGGGAGGCCATCGGCAAGTATCACCGCGCCCTGCTGGAGCTCAAggcgctgctgctgctgctgagccaggaGCCGGCCGGGCAGCACCctgcagccgccgccgccgccgcggggCTGAGCGAGGAGCAGCGGCGGGCGGTGGAAGCCATCGAGGTTGACTGCTACAACAGCCTGGCAG cctgcctCCTCCAGGCCGAGCTGGTGAATTACGAACGAGTCAAGGAGTACTGCCTGAAAGTGCTTCAGAAAGAAGGGGAGAACTTCAAGGCGCTGTACCGCTCGGGAGTGGCCTTTTACCACCTGGGTGACTACAACAAGGCTCTCTACTACCTGAAAGAGGCACGATCCCGCCAGCCAGCAG ATACCAATGTCATACGATACATTCAGCTGACGGAGATGAAGCTCAGCAGATGTtcccagagagagaaagaagccTTGTGA